The nucleotide window ACAGGCTGCCTGATGATGGATGTCTGACAACAAAAAGCCGCCCTTATGATGATCCGGGCGGCTGGTTATGCCCCGTAGGGGAATCGAACCCCTGTTTTAGCCTTGAGAGGGCTACGTCCTGGGCCGCTAGACGAACGGGGCGTTTAGCAAAAGGATTCTAACAAACGGCCGTTACCCTGTCAAACTCTCGCGCCATCCGCTGCACCATCCCCTGCCAACCGCCCATATCGCCGTAATACCTCTTGCAAACGGCCGTGTGGCAGCGCGTGCAGTGTGGCGCCGTTGATGCCCTGCATGGTCTCCGCGGCCACCAGGGCGTTGATGATGGCTTCTTCACTGGCGTAGACCACGGCGTCGAAAAACGGATCAATGTGGGCGTTGGGCACGGCCGTTACTAGTTCCAGCCCTTCTGGGGTGATGGTGGGGGGCACGGCCGTTGAAAAAGCCAGGAAAATATCGCCGGAATGGTGATGGGCGGTGCTGCCGGTGCGCGCCAGCCCAAGCCCGGCGCGCCGCGCCAGCCGTTTGAGCTGGCCGGGCAAAAAAGGGGCGTCGGTCGCCACCAGGATGATGATGGAACTGCTTACAGCAGGCAGAGATTGACGCGACGGCCGTAAATCATCAATTTCCTGGCCCGCCGGCGTGCCAGCCACCAACAACTGCTCGCGCTGCCCAAAATTGGACTGCACCAGCACACCTACCATGTAGTCGCCCACTGGCGTTGCCACCAGACGCGAGGCTGTGCCGATGCCACCCTTGAACCCAAACGTACTCATCCCTGTGCCCCCACCCACGTTTCCCTCCAGCACAGGACCCGAAGCGGCATTTTCTAGCGCAGCAAATACGTGCATTGGCTGCACGTGCTGTCCGTAGGCATCGTTCATATTGCCGTCCCACGTTTCGGCCACCACTGGCAAGCTGAAGTAGAACCGCGCTTCGCGGTCTGGCACATGGTCCCGCGCCCAGGCGATGACGGCGTCGCGCACGACGCCCACGCTGAGCGTATTGGTCAGCAGCACCGGCCCGGTGAACGCGCCAAACTCTTCGATGAGATGCGTCCCGGTCATCTCGCCCACGCCGTTGAGGGCAAACAGACCGGCAAACACGCTGCTGGCTGCGCCAATACCGCGCGGCCAGACGGCCGTTACACCCGTGCGCACCGGCCCCTGACCCACCACCAACTCCCCTTCGCCGGCGATAAGGGTGGTGTGCCCAACGGCCAACCCGGCCACATCGGTGATGGCGTTCAGCGGCCCCGGCGCGCCGGGAAAAGGCACGCCCAGGTCACGCGCCCGTGCTTTTTTCTGGTCTGGCATACGTTTGTTCCCCAATGGATTGGACGGCCCGGCGATAATAGACGCTCTCCGGGGCAACGCCGTAGCTTTCTAATAAAATGACGTCAACCATAGCGCGGACTCGCTCCGGCGAGATGGCCGGTTCATCGGTCAGCGGATAGTACATCAGGTAATAGCTCATTTCTGGCAGCCCTGCGCCCAGAGATGGCGTCAGCAGTTCAATATCGGGCAAGAGAATGCTGCCGTTGCGTTCGTAGAAGCGAATGCGCCGCTCGGCAAGCTGCCGTTCGCGCGGGTCGTGGATGTCAGACGGCCGTTCTACCTCCCAACACATGCCCAACGGCCGTTCGCCGGCCTCCTGCGCCAGTCTGGCCATTGTCTCGCTAAATGCCCAGCCACCAAGACCCTGGCCGCGGGATACGGCCGTGATCGCCATATAGGCCAAAAAGCCCAACCGCTGCCGGGCGTGGTAAGTATACATAGACATGGCTAACACCTGCTCGCCCGACACGCCCACCAAAAAATGAAAC belongs to Candidatus Leptovillus gracilis and includes:
- a CDS encoding P1 family peptidase, giving the protein MPDQKKARARDLGVPFPGAPGPLNAITDVAGLAVGHTTLIAGEGELVVGQGPVRTGVTAVWPRGIGAASSVFAGLFALNGVGEMTGTHLIEEFGAFTGPVLLTNTLSVGVVRDAVIAWARDHVPDREARFYFSLPVVAETWDGNMNDAYGQHVQPMHVFAALENAASGPVLEGNVGGGTGMSTFGFKGGIGTASRLVATPVGDYMVGVLVQSNFGQREQLLVAGTPAGQEIDDLRPSRQSLPAVSSSIIILVATDAPFLPGQLKRLARRAGLGLARTGSTAHHHSGDIFLAFSTAVPPTITPEGLELVTAVPNAHIDPFFDAVVYASEEAIINALVAAETMQGINGATLHALPHGRLQEVLRRYGRLAGDGAADGARV